The Sulfurihydrogenibium sp. genome segment CAACCTTTGCCTCGTATATATAACTAAAAGCTTGAGATATAGCTACAAACAAGTCTTTTGAAAAAAATATAGAAAGAAGAATAGTTATAACGATAGACTTTTGAGCAACTTGATATTGTGAGAGTTTTAAAACAGTATTCAAAAAACTTTCTGCAGAATTAGGAAAGATTTTATAAAGGATGAAATAAATTTCAGAAATATTGATAATTGCAATTAAAGAAATTACAGATATTATGAAAAATAATAAAGGAAAAATTGTCATTAAGAAATAGAATGTTAAGGCTGAAGAATGGTAAGCGTAATTATTTGCTATATAGTCTTTTAATGATAGATACAGAATTTTAAAAGGGGTTTTTACAACCCCTACTTTGTTATCAACTTTCTGCTTTAACAACTTCTTCTAATTTTCTAACTTTCTCTTCAATTTCAGCCAAGGTTTTTTCTTTTTCTTCTTTTGTTAAAGTTTCTTCTTTTTTGATCAAAGAAGTTAACCTTTCAATTAAATCATTAACCGCCGTTTTTGCTTTTTCTGTAAGTTCAGCTTCTTTTAGATTTTCTTGGATTTCTGATAATTTTGCTAAAATTTCATCCTTTCTTTTGTATGCAAAATATGCTCCTACTGCTCCAAGAACAGAACCTACCGCAATTAATAGTGTTGACTTTTTCATTTTGCTTACCTCCTATGATTGTAATATCTTTTCTAACTTTTTTATTTTTTCTTCCACAATATTAAGTATATCCTCTTCTTCCTCTTTTGCAACCTTTTCAGATTTATCCAAAAACGACTTCACTGACTCTATTACATCCTTTGCCTTGTCTTTGATTTCACTTGTTAAATCGTTATCTTTTATTTTCTTTTCAAGATTTCCTATTTTTTCTAAAATCTCTTTCTTTCTATCAGCAACAACATATCCAAATAACGCTCCTAAAATAAAAGCAATTAACCCTAATAGAAAGTTTTTGTTTTTCATTTCCTTCTCCTAAACATTCTCATAAACCCCAAAAATCTGCCCATAACCTGAAAGCCTTGAATAAATCCTATAATTTTTGGAGAAATGGTTTTATAATCATTCCTTATATCATTAATCAAGGTCATTAGTTTTATCAAAACAAGTATCCAAACTATAGTTCTTATTAAGGCAAAAATTGCCATAAATATCATTGAAGTTGCAATTATTCCTAAAAATACAGCTTCCATCTTAATAAAACCTCTATACTAATTTAACTTCTATCTCTGGTGCTTTTAACATTGAGTTGCTAACAGTACAACCTCTTTTTCCAATGACAATAACCCTCTCTCTTTGCTCCGGTGTTAAATCTCCATCAAATGATACTTCTAAGGTTATATATTCATATCTATTTTCTGTTTCATGCTTTTTGCCATGAATACTAATTTTCAAATTTGATATATTAAGCCCCTTATGTTTTGCATAAGCATCAACTGTTATACCAAAGCAGTATCCGATGGATATTAGCATTAAATCTGTTGCGTTGAAAGTAGTATCTGATAAATTTAAAACAAAATCTTTATTTTCCATTTTTCCTAAAAAACCTTTATCTGTCAGTTCTACTATTGCCTTTTTTTCTTCTGCCATTTTAACCTGGTCAACCAAACTGTACAAATCTTGCACAGCTTGGGTCAGGGTATTTGTATTCCGCCATTTCAGACACTTCCGACCCTGACAGGCGGTATTTTGGAAGTGTCATAGTCCCTGTACCAAGCACAGGAACTAACCTGTTAGCCACTGCTATCCAATCCTTTGAAACGATTACACGCTTCAAAGGAGAAAGATCTCTATACAATCTTTCAAGACAGCAGAAGGCTAAGGCTATGGAAAGAACTTGCCAGCTTTTATGTCCGCTTGTAGGCAGACCCCTCACCTGTTCCTTCCGTTGGTTGACAGGCTGTTGGGTAGCTGTCTTGCTCTTTCCACTTTCTAAACGTTCAACGTCCAACGTGAAACGTTCAACGTTCAACGTGAGACGTGAGACGTGGTTTTGTAATGTTTTTAGGTTTTTTCTTAATTTTGCTAATGTGCTTTTTAGTTTGTTTCTTTTGTATTCGTTTTTCTCTTCTTTTAACTTTTGTTTTAGTTTTTTAATGTTATCTTCAATTCTTGCTATAGTGTATGATAGAAAATCAGTATCGTTTAACAGCTCTTTGTAATTTTTAGGCAGTCTCTCTTTATATCCCAATCCTCTTCTTGATATTACGTAAGCTCCTGCTATGTCTTTGTCTATGTTGTATTGTGGTGCGTATTTGAGTTTTCCAATTACTGATGTATACGCAGGATTGACTTTTATTATTTCTATCCCGTTTCTTTTTGCCAGTATCTCTATTTTGTTTAACAGTCTTTTATAGCTCCATTTTTGTAGTCTTCTTCTTAATTTTGCAAATCCATCTCCTCTTTTGCCTTTTGGTAGTTTGTTTAAGTTTTCGATAGATATTGCTTTTTTCTCTTCCTTTGCTATCTCTATTATCCTATGTGCTATTTGCCATTCTAAATACTGTCTTTTTTCTGAGTTTGCTTCTAATAATTCGTTTAAATTAATGCTTTTATACTTTTCTAAATTTCCGTCTTTACTTGTAAAAGCTAACGCTAAATGAAATGGATATGCGTTTACATCTATGCCTATTATTCCATTGTCTTTTTTGATTGTGATAGGTGGTGTTTTCTCTTCTATAGATATAAAAGCGTATACATTACCGTTTTTTACTTTTAGTCTGACTGAGTATGGAAACCATTCTCTGTATTTATATGCATTTTCAAGCATGAACATAAAATATATCCATTTGTCATTTTTTCTTTTAACATCTCTAATTACTTTTGCGTAGATATATTGTCTATTCCCTGTATTTATTCTCAAATATAGCTCATTATCAATCCACTGAAATCTTAAATTTAGATTTCCTTGTTTAGATTTATCTCCTCTTGAATACAAATTTCCCTGTCTGCTTTCTTTCCATTTTGTCTTTAGCTGTTTTCTTCTTTTACCTGTCAAATGGTTTTTCTTTAGTTGCTCAAACACTTTCCTTGAGCCAAAGATAAGCTTTTTTGGATTTTGACCTCTTTCTTCGCATGATGAAATCATTGATTGTGCTAAAAATATAGCATCATCTGAGTATCTTGTGTTTATGCTAAATAGTCTTGATAAATGCTTTTTTAAATCTTTTCTTTTTTCACCTTCTAATAACCTTTGATAAGAATATCTCATAGCAGATGAAAATCTACGCATCAAATCTAATACAATCTTTTTGTCTTGCATATTTTGAAATTCAATCAGGCATTGGAGTGTTGTCATCTTTAATTACTCTCTTTTCTTACTATTTACAATTTTAAACTTTTTGTTTTTATATTATCAACATACGCTTTTTTACACTTTTTTACAGAAAATAGCAACTGTTGTTAACCTCCCATTAACTTCTTTCTATAATCAGATAAAAAATTGTGTGCTAATCTGACTGGTTCAGGAAGTTTATATCCATTCAATGACTTTATTATAACATAAAGAGAATTTTCTATTGAAATGTTATTTCCCGGTGATATAAATATTGGTTTAGTGTTTTTCTTAGTTCTTAAAACATAGCCTATTTTTTCATTAGTTTTTGGGTCATATATAAAATTATATGCCAAATCTTGATTTGGTGGGTCTTGATACTTTCCGTAGAGAGGTGTTTTGCCACATCCAACAGAAACCGTATCAGTAATAACTCCAAAATGTGATGCAATACCCATTCTCCTTGGATGTAATATTCCCTGTCCATCAAGGATAAAAACGTCAACCTTTATCTTAAGTTTTTTATAAGCTTCTATGATAACCGGCAGTTCTCTAAAGGCTAAGAAAGTGGGAACGTAAGGAAAATCCATCTCTTTCTCTGCCAATACTTTTTCTACAATCTCAAATGATTTTATATCTATTACTACAATCGAAGAAATGGCTAAGGTTGGATTTTGATAAGGATTCAAAAACGTTGTATCTATCCCTGCAATATATCTTATTTCGTCAATATTTATTTTATCTTTTAAGTTTAATTTTTTAGACAGCTCTATTTGTTGTTTTTTCAGGCTTTCTAAATCTATTTCCATTTTTAACTCCACAAAATGCTTAAACTTGTCCATTTTCTTTTAATAATTTAAAGCGTCTTGACTGTGAAATCTAAAACCTTCTTTTTTGTTTATGTATTCAATGTTTAAAACAATCATTATCATTAGACTAAACATTATTAAGGCGGTTCCACCGTAGCTTAAAAATGGCAATGGAACGCCAACAACAGGTGCCATTCCTACATTCATCGCAATATTTATAAATGCTTGAAATCCGATGATTGAAGCAATTCCATAGCACAAAAACTTTCCAAATAGTTCATTAGTCTTCATTCCTATATAAAAAATTCTTAAACTTAAAATAAAGTAGACTGTTAAAATTAAAAATGAAACTACAAAGCCCCACTCTTCTCCAATAGTTGCATATATAAAGTCCGTGTGCTGTTCTGGCAAGAAGTAATATTTAGACTGTGAGCCTTGAAGATATCCTTTTCCGGTTAGCATTCCAGAACCAATTGCAATTTTAGACTGAATAATGTGATAGGCTGTTCCTTTTGGGTCGCTTTCCGGATTTAAAAAAGCTATAATTCTATTTTTTTGATAATCTTTTAAATGTGTCCATATAAAAGGACTTAAAATTATTCCTATCAATACAAATCCAATTATATATTTAATGTTAAACTTTGCTAAAAATACCATGACCAAAACTGGCAAAACAACAAGAATCGCGCTTCCAAGGTCTGGTTGAGAATAAATTAGCATGAAGGGGATAGCCGATAGTCCCATTATTTTTAGAAAGTCTTTAAAAGATAGAGGAAGTTTTGTGTTAGATATAAAATACGCTGAAAAGATGATCGTTGAAAATTTTGCTACTTCTGACGGTTGAAGTTGGAAAAAACCTAAATTTATCCATCTTTTAGCTCCAAGAATAGAAACACCAAAAAATTTGACCAAGATAAGAAGAATAACGCTTACTAAGTATAAATAAAAAGATATATATCCAAACTTCCTGTATTCTATCAAAAAAGGCAAAAAAGTAATTATAAAGAAAGCAATAGAAACGAAAACAATCTGCTTTATGTATAAATTTGAATACTCATGATAAGATGCACTGTAAATGTTAATAACACTCCAAATCAGTAAAAAGGCTGTAGATAAATAAACAATTAGGTCTGTTTGCTTAATTTTTTTGAATAAATTAAACATCATTCGGTCTCGATGATTTTTTCTTTAAAAATTCTTTTTAATATGTATGCCATTAACGGAGCAGCCACTTTTCCACCACTTTCACCGTGTTCAATAAATACCACGCCGGCTATTTTAGGTTTATTATATGGTGCATAATCTATAAACCAAGCATGGTCTCTAAAATCCCATGCATGATGACGTTTTTTTCTCGTGTCATAAGAATACACTTGCGCTGTTCCTGTTTTTCCGGCATTTAGTACAGGAACCCTTTTCAAAGCTTTTGCTGTTCCGCTTGGTCCATAAACAACAAGATACATGCCATACCTTACCGCATTTAAATTCCATTTTTTTATATTTATCTTTCTTATCACTTCTGGGTTTGTATGAACCAATTTTTGAGACTTATTGTCAAAGTAAGCCTTTAATATATGAGGTTTTAGTACATATCCGCCATTTGCAATTGGTACAACTATTTTTGTTGCATCAAAAGGTGTTATTGTAATGTATCCCTGTCCTATGCTAAGGTTTACTGTATCTCCGTGAAACCAGTTTTGCTTTAAAACTTTTTTCTTCCATTCTTTGCTTGGAACTGTTGCAACTTTAACTTCTAAGTCTGGATTCAATTTTTCTCCTAATCCAAATAGCTTTGAATATTTTACAATATTCTCTACACCAAGCTTTAATCCAACTTGATAGAAGAAGGTGTCGCAGGATGTTTCCAAAGCTTCAGATACATTTACAAATCCACAACCCCTTTTATTCCAGTTTCTATAAACCCATTTTCCTATTCTAAACTCAGAACCACTGCTTATCCTTGTCTCAGGAGTTATCACACCTTCTTCCAATGCAGCTATACTTACCAAAGGTTTATAGATAGACCCGGGTGGATATTTCCCTAAGAACACTTTATTCATTAAAGGCTTATACTTATTTTCCGTTAATTCTTTCCATTCTTCCCGAGAAAAACCTTCATAAAATTTTTGCAGGTTATAGGTTGGATAGCTTAATAAAGCTAAGATTTCATAAGTGTTTGGGTCTACCAAGACAACAGCTCCTGATGGATGTTTTGAAGAGCTAAAGGCTTCAAAGGCTATTTTTTGTATTCTTATATCTATTGATAAATAAATATCATTTCCTTTTCTCGGGTCTTTTTCCCATAAAACTTTTTTCTGTCTACCAAATGCATCAACTAATACTGCCTTTTGTCCAGATTCACCCCTTAGCAGTGAATCGTAAATTTTTTCTACTCCCGCTTTTCCTACAAGAATATTCGGAGAAAGATTTGGATTTTCTTTTAGCTCTTTCTCTGAAGGGTATCCAACGTATCCAATTATATGTGCAAGATAATTTGCTTCTTCTGTGTAAACTCTCTTGGGAACAACTTCAAGATAGAATCCATTGAATAGATGGTTATAGTTATAAAAATTTTCTATATCTTTTTGAGTTAAATCTTTTTTTATAACAACGCTTGGATATAAGTTTTTTTCAATGATATTTAAAGTTTTCTCGTCTAATTCAATGTTAAGATAATTTTTTAGATTTTCCTTTAGTTCTTGCACAGTATAATTTTTCTTAACTATGTATGGGAATGCTATCAAGCTATAGGTTGGAACGTCGTAAGCTAACAAGACTCCATTTCTATCGTAAATTTTACCTCTTGGTGGGTTTGAATAGAAGATTTTTATATAGTTTCTATCTGAAATTTCTCTGTAATATTCTCCCTTAATGACCTGAAGATAAAACAGCCTTCCTACCAAAGCAAAATAAAATCCTGTTAGAACTAAAATCAGAATAGTTAATCTGTTAAACTTTATCATATCTTACTTTCTAGTATTTCCTTTAGATAGTAAATAAGATATATCAAAACTATATTACTGAGCCAGTAGAAGATTATAAGATTTGTATCTAAAATAAAAAACTTTGATGTCATAAATCCATACGATTCTTTTATCAATATTATAAAAAAGCTAATGCCTGTTATTATCAAAAATTTCATAAGTATGTTTGATATTAAAAACTTTTCTTTTAACCGAAAGATTGTAAATGCTACAGATAAATAAATTAATACATTTACAAAACTTTTAAATGGCATCAATAAATCCAAAAGTAAGCCACCGATCAAAGTCGTAATTAAAGCTACATCTTCTTTATCATAGATAGATAGCCAAAAAATATAAACTAAAAATAGGTCTGGAGTAATATATAAATTAAACATGTTTTTAAAAATTAGAGAAGATTCTATTGCAACAATTATAAAAGCTATCAGAATATATTTTAAATAATAAATCATCTTTTAACTACCAGCACGATGTCTAAGTTGTATGGATAATAGAATGTTTCAACTTCCACTTCTCTAAAAAACTCTCCTTCCTTAGGAGATATTTTTCTTATAATACCAATCGGAACTCCTTCTACGGCTTGTGAATTAATTACTGTTGTTTCTACAATATCCCCAATTCTTATATCTTGCTCTGGACGGACGTATTTTAAAATTCCTTTGTTTTTTTCTAAACCTTGGAAAAAGCTAATTTCTTGAGTTTTTCTCGTTCTTACAGTTATTTTAAAGTTTTCATCCGAAACCGTTAAAACCTCTGAAGAAAAATCTCCAACATTTTTAACTACTCCTATCAAAAATCCATCTTTTAAAACTAAATCACCTATCTTTATTCCATCTTTTCTGCCCTTGTCTATAAAGAAAAAATCAGACCAGTTGTCTGAAGATATTCCTATAACTTTTGCAATTTCATAATTTTGAATTTGATACTTCTTTACAAAATCTAAAATTGGATAGGTTTTTTCTATTTCCGAAATTTGATTTTTATATTTTAATATTTCTGCTTTTAGTTTTTGATTTTCTTCCTCAAGATTCTTTATTTTACGATATGTAAAGTTTCTGTCATAGAAAAAGTGGTGTATGTAAGACCATACATCATGGGCGAGAGAAATTCCCTTTTGAATTGGATATAAAGCATCTAAACTTTTAGATTTAAAGAAGTCTGATGACAGAATGAAGAAAACTGTTATTAGAGAAATGACTAATAATAATTTCTTATTAACAATCCTTTTCAAGTTTTTTCCATCTTTACTTCATCGATACTCTTCTTATAAGGTCTAAGTTCTGTAAAGCTTTTCCTATTCCGCGTGCTACTGCAGTAAGAGGGTCTTCACAGTATACAACAGGAAGATTTGTTTCTTCCATCAATCTTTTATCAAGACTATATATTAAAGAACCACCACCTGCAAGGACTATTCCCCTTTCAACAATATCTGCAGCAAGCTCAGGTGGAGTTTTTTCTAAGGTTGATTTAACCGCATTTACTATTTGTATAATAACATCTTCCAAGGCTTCTCTAATGTCTTTTCCATAAATCACTATACTTCTTGGCATTCCGGTCATGTCTCTTCCGCGTATTTCCATTTTTTTCTCGTCTCTGTCTGATGCTGTAGCAGAACCTAAGTTTATTTTTACATTTTCTGCTGTTTGCTCACCTATCAAAATATGGTAATTTCTTTTAAGATAGTTTATTATAGCTTCATTCATCTCATCACCGGCAACTCTAATAGAGCTTGAGATTACTAAGCCGGATAAAGATATAACCGCTATTTCAGAAGTACCACCGCCGATATCTACAATCATATTACCACCGGGCTGGTCTATAGGTAGACCGGCGCCAATTGCTGCCGCCATGGGCTCTGCAATTAAATATACTTCTCTTGCTCCAGCTTGCTTTGCTGCATCTATAACTGCTCTTTTTTCAACCGTTGTAATTCCAGATGGAACGCCGACCACTACTCTTGGTCTTGGATTTGTCAAACTTGCCAATGGAAAGCTTGTGTGAACTTTTTGTATGAAGTACTTCAACATTGCTTGTGTAGTATCAAAGTCTGCAATAACTCCATCTTTTAACGGTCTAATAACTTGTATATGCTCCGGCGTTTTACCTATCATTTCTTTTGCTTCTTTACCAATAGCTAATACTTTGTTGGCAGTTTTATCTATAGCGACAATAGAAGGTTCTGTTAGAACTATACCTTTACCTTTAACAAATATTAACGTATTTGCAGTACCTAAATCTATTCCTATATCATTTGAAAAATATCCAAGCAGTTTATCTAACATTGCTTTCTCCTTACTGTTTATTTTTTAGTTAATATAAACGGTAATATTGTACCAAGAGAACCGTAAAAATTCTTGTAAACTTACCTTTTCGTATCATCCTGAGGCTATAAGCCAAAGGATCTTATGTTTTTAAAAAAGGAGATTCTTCGCCGGCTTCAGAATTACAGTATAGAATTTTTGTCATCCTGAGGATTTAGCTCAAAAATTACCTATTCAATTTTACAAAATTTACTCTTCTCAAAGTGTATGTTTATTAGAAATTATTTCTTTAATTTTCGACACAAACTCATCGATGCTTAAAGTTTGACTTCCCTGTTTGCCTTTTTCTCTTACTGCAACCGTGCCTGTTTCAACTTCTTTATCGCCAACTACAAGCATAAACGGTATTTTTTGAAGCTCAGCATCTCTAATTTTTTTATTCATTCTTTCATTTCTATCATCCAATTCTACTCTGATATCATTTTCTAATAGTTTTTGTTTTACAGTTTCTGCATATTCTAAGTGCTTATCAGCAATTGGTATAATCTTAACTTGAACCGGAGATAACCATACCGGCAAAAATCCTGCGTAATGTTCAATTAAAACACCAATAAACCTTTCTATAGAGCCAAATATTGCTCTGTGAATCATGTATGGTCGGTGTTTTTGATTATCTTCACCTATGTAGTACATATCAAATCTCTCTGGAAGATTAAAATCAAACTGAATAGTTGAGCATTGCCACAATCTACCGATAGCATCTTTTATTTTAACATCTATTTTTGGTCCGTAAAATGCTCCGCCACCTTCATCTATTTTATAGTCCAATCCTGTGCTTTCTATTGCTTTTCTTAGTGAGTTTTCTGCAACCTCCCACATTTTGTCATCGCCGACATACTTTTCCGGTTTTGTTGATAGGTACACTTCAAACTCATCAAACCCATAAGATTTAAGGGTATTTAGTGCTAAGTTTAAAACTTCTCTTATTTCATCTTCAACTTGGTCTTCTCTGCATATGATGTGTGCATCGTCCTGAGTAAATCCTCTAACTCTCATTAGTCCATGTAAAGCTCCACTTCTTTCATATCTGTAAACCGTTCCAAGTTCTGCAAGTCTGATTGGAAGCTCTTTGTAGCTTCTTTGTTTTGATTTATAAATCTCGACATGGAAAGGACAGTTCATAGGTTTTACATAGTATCCTTCATCTTCTATTTGCATTCTTGGATACATGTTTTCCTGGTAGAAAGATAGATGTCCGCTTGTTTGCCATAGCTGTTCTTTTCCAACATGAGGAGTATAAACTAATTGATAACCTCTTTTTAGATGCTCTTTTTTCCAAGCATCCTCTATTTCTTTTCTGATAATTGCACCCTTAGGTAGCCAAATAGCAAGACCGCCGCCAATCTCTTCATCTATCAAAAACAGCTCAAGGTCTTTTCCGATCTTTCTGTGGTCTCTTTTTTTAGCCTCTTCAAGCATATTTAAGTAATCTTTAAGCTCTTTTTCACTCCAAAATGCAACGCCGTATATTCTTTGAAGCATTGGGTTTGTTTCTTTTCCTCTCCAATATGCTCCTGATACAGATATCAGTTTAAATGCTCCTGCTTTATCGGTTGAAGGAAGATGTGGACCTCTGCATAAATCTACGAAGTCACCCTGTTTATATAATGAAATTGGCTCTCCTTCCGGTATGTTATGCTTTATTATATCTATCTTATAAATTTCCTTTTTATTTTCAAAGAATTTAATAGCTTCTTCTCTTGGAAGCTCAAATCTTTCTATCTGATATCCTTTTTTGACGATTTCTTTCATTTTTTCTTCAATTTGTGGAAGGTCTTCATCTGTAAGCCTTTTTCCTTCTATTTCAACATCATAATAAAATCCATGCTCCGTTGTTGGACCTATACCTAAATGAACATTCTCATCTCCGTAAATCTCTTTTAAAGCCTGTGCCATGATGTGGGCTAAGGAATGTCTAAGTATTTCAAGGCTCTCTTTATCTTCTTTTTTTAGAAATTTTAGATTTCCGCTTTGATTGATTGGTGTGTGTATATCAATGATTTCACCGTTTAGTTTTCCACCAACAACATCTTTAAATTTTCCATTAAGATTTTTTAAAATATCTTTTAATGTAATTCCTTCGTTGAAAGTAAATTTTTGATTCAAGTCTTCTATAAATATTTCAATCATTTAATCTCCTCTTCAGGTTGATTTTGGTTAATTTTTCGTGCATATATTATAACATTTTCAGGTCTTATTGAAACCACCTTAATCTTTTCAGATGGCAGCAACACTTGTACAGGCAAAACGTTTTTTCCTTCTTTCAACTTCTTACCATCAACATAAATTGAAATGTTTGTTAATTCTGATTGGTTTAATACATTTTTCCTTCCTTCTAATACAATGCTTACCTTCTCAGGTTTAATACTTCTTATTTCTATTTCACGTGGTATATTTATCACGTCTATATATCCATGAATTTGGTATTTTGCGTTTGAGTATGACGAAATATTCAGCCACATTAATAGTGCCACGAAAAAAGATAGTATTTTTAAATGTAGATTGTTAAATAATATTAACTTTAGCTTTTTTATGGTTTTATTTAGCTTCATGTTTTGCCTTTTTAAGTCTTTTTCTTAGTATTTCAAAGGTTGAGGGTTTTTCTATCTCTAATAGTTTGTATAGCTTTTTTCTCAGCATCAATACGTCCAAATTTCTATGGAGTTTTCCATCGACTGCTAAGGATATTTCACCTCTTTCTTCTGATACTACGACCGCAACAGCATCAGTCTCTTCGGTTATTCCTAATGCTGCCCTATGTCTTGTACCAACGTTTTCCGGTATATCTGTAGATACGGTTAAAGGTAAAAATGCCCTTGCAAATGCTATTTTCTTTTCTTTTATTATTACCGCTCCATCATGTAAAGGTGTCTGTGGCGTGAATATGGTTATGAGTATTTCTGGTGTAATTTCTGCATCTATTCTAACGAACCCTTCAATATAATTTGTCAAATCAACCGTCCTTTCAAATACGATTAAACTTCCTATTTTTCTATCTGCCATGAATAAGCATGCTCTAATCACATCATCAACAACTTTTTTATTTGATGGTGATAAGAATTTGAATATTCCTTTTTCTCCAAGCTTAGCCAATCCTCTTCTTAACTCTGGTTGGAATAAAACCACGATAATGAATATTCCAATACTCCATAGATTTTCAAAAATCCACCCTAAGGTTTCAAATTGAAATATTTTCGCTATAATCCAAAAAAGCAAAAGAATGAGT includes the following:
- a CDS encoding YtxH domain-containing protein, which produces MKKSTLLIAVGSVLGAVGAYFAYKRKDEILAKLSEIQENLKEAELTEKAKTAVNDLIERLTSLIKKEETLTKEEKEKTLAEIEEKVRKLEEVVKAES
- a CDS encoding phosphohydrolase — its product is MKNKNFLLGLIAFILGALFGYVVADRKKEILEKIGNLEKKIKDNDLTSEIKDKAKDVIESVKSFLDKSEKVAKEEEEDILNIVEEKIKKLEKILQS
- a CDS encoding OsmC family protein; its protein translation is MAEEKKAIVELTDKGFLGKMENKDFVLNLSDTTFNATDLMLISIGYCFGITVDAYAKHKGLNISNLKISIHGKKHETENRYEYITLEVSFDGDLTPEQRERVIVIGKRGCTVSNSMLKAPEIEVKLV
- a CDS encoding IS200/IS605 family accessory protein TnpB-related protein; translation: MTTLQCLIEFQNMQDKKIVLDLMRRFSSAMRYSYQRLLEGEKRKDLKKHLSRLFSINTRYSDDAIFLAQSMISSCEERGQNPKKLIFGSRKVFEQLKKNHLTGKRRKQLKTKWKESRQGNLYSRGDKSKQGNLNLRFQWIDNELYLRINTGNRQYIYAKVIRDVKRKNDKWIYFMFMLENAYKYREWFPYSVRLKVKNGNVYAFISIEEKTPPITIKKDNGIIGIDVNAYPFHLALAFTSKDGNLEKYKSINLNELLEANSEKRQYLEWQIAHRIIEIAKEEKKAISIENLNKLPKGKRGDGFAKLRRRLQKWSYKRLLNKIEILAKRNGIEIIKVNPAYTSVIGKLKYAPQYNIDKDIAGAYVISRRGLGYKERLPKNYKELLNDTDFLSYTIARIEDNIKKLKQKLKEEKNEYKRNKLKSTLAKLRKNLKTLQNHVSRLTLNVERFTLDVERLESGKSKTATQQPVNQRKEQVRGLPTSGHKSWQVLSIALAFCCLERLYRDLSPLKRVIVSKDWIAVANRLVPVLGTGTMTLPKYRLSGSEVSEMAEYKYPDPSCARFVQFG
- a CDS encoding endonuclease V is translated as MEIDLESLKKQQIELSKKLNLKDKINIDEIRYIAGIDTTFLNPYQNPTLAISSIVVIDIKSFEIVEKVLAEKEMDFPYVPTFLAFRELPVIIEAYKKLKIKVDVFILDGQGILHPRRMGIASHFGVITDTVSVGCGKTPLYGKYQDPPNQDLAYNFIYDPKTNEKIGYVLRTKKNTKPIFISPGNNISIENSLYVIIKSLNGYKLPEPVRLAHNFLSDYRKKLMGG
- the rodA gene encoding rod shape-determining protein RodA codes for the protein MMFNLFKKIKQTDLIVYLSTAFLLIWSVINIYSASYHEYSNLYIKQIVFVSIAFFIITFLPFLIEYRKFGYISFYLYLVSVILLILVKFFGVSILGAKRWINLGFFQLQPSEVAKFSTIIFSAYFISNTKLPLSFKDFLKIMGLSAIPFMLIYSQPDLGSAILVVLPVLVMVFLAKFNIKYIIGFVLIGIILSPFIWTHLKDYQKNRIIAFLNPESDPKGTAYHIIQSKIAIGSGMLTGKGYLQGSQSKYYFLPEQHTDFIYATIGEEWGFVVSFLILTVYFILSLRIFYIGMKTNELFGKFLCYGIASIIGFQAFINIAMNVGMAPVVGVPLPFLSYGGTALIMFSLMIMIVLNIEYINKKEGFRFHSQDALNY
- the mrdA gene encoding penicillin-binding protein 2 translates to MIKFNRLTILILVLTGFYFALVGRLFYLQVIKGEYYREISDRNYIKIFYSNPPRGKIYDRNGVLLAYDVPTYSLIAFPYIVKKNYTVQELKENLKNYLNIELDEKTLNIIEKNLYPSVVIKKDLTQKDIENFYNYNHLFNGFYLEVVPKRVYTEEANYLAHIIGYVGYPSEKELKENPNLSPNILVGKAGVEKIYDSLLRGESGQKAVLVDAFGRQKKVLWEKDPRKGNDIYLSIDIRIQKIAFEAFSSSKHPSGAVVLVDPNTYEILALLSYPTYNLQKFYEGFSREEWKELTENKYKPLMNKVFLGKYPPGSIYKPLVSIAALEEGVITPETRISSGSEFRIGKWVYRNWNKRGCGFVNVSEALETSCDTFFYQVGLKLGVENIVKYSKLFGLGEKLNPDLEVKVATVPSKEWKKKVLKQNWFHGDTVNLSIGQGYITITPFDATKIVVPIANGGYVLKPHILKAYFDNKSQKLVHTNPEVIRKINIKKWNLNAVRYGMYLVVYGPSGTAKALKRVPVLNAGKTGTAQVYSYDTRKKRHHAWDFRDHAWFIDYAPYNKPKIAGVVFIEHGESGGKVAAPLMAYILKRIFKEKIIETE
- the mreC gene encoding rod shape-determining protein MreC is translated as MKRIVNKKLLLVISLITVFFILSSDFFKSKSLDALYPIQKGISLAHDVWSYIHHFFYDRNFTYRKIKNLEEENQKLKAEILKYKNQISEIEKTYPILDFVKKYQIQNYEIAKVIGISSDNWSDFFFIDKGRKDGIKIGDLVLKDGFLIGVVKNVGDFSSEVLTVSDENFKITVRTRKTQEISFFQGLEKNKGILKYVRPEQDIRIGDIVETTVINSQAVEGVPIGIIRKISPKEGEFFREVEVETFYYPYNLDIVLVVKR
- a CDS encoding rod shape-determining protein, producing the protein MLDKLLGYFSNDIGIDLGTANTLIFVKGKGIVLTEPSIVAIDKTANKVLAIGKEAKEMIGKTPEHIQVIRPLKDGVIADFDTTQAMLKYFIQKVHTSFPLASLTNPRPRVVVGVPSGITTVEKRAVIDAAKQAGAREVYLIAEPMAAAIGAGLPIDQPGGNMIVDIGGGTSEIAVISLSGLVISSSIRVAGDEMNEAIINYLKRNYHILIGEQTAENVKINLGSATASDRDEKKMEIRGRDMTGMPRSIVIYGKDIREALEDVIIQIVNAVKSTLEKTPPELAADIVERGIVLAGGGSLIYSLDKRLMEETNLPVVYCEDPLTAVARGIGKALQNLDLIRRVSMK